The following coding sequences are from one Macaca mulatta isolate MMU2019108-1 chromosome 7, T2T-MMU8v2.0, whole genome shotgun sequence window:
- the FOXB1 gene encoding forkhead box protein B1: MPRPGRNTYSDQKPPYSYISLTAMAIQSSPEKMLPLSEIYKFIMDRFPYYRENTQRWQNSLRHNLSFNDCFIKIPRRPDQPGKGSFWALHPSCGDMFENGSFLRRRKRFKVLKSDHLAPSKPADAAQYLQQQAKLRLSALAASGTHLPQMPAAAYNLGGVAQPSGFKHPFAIENIIAREYKMPGGLAFSAMQPVPAAYPLPNQLTTMGSSLGTGWPHVYGSAGMIDSATPISMASGDYSAYGVPLKPLCHAAGQTLPAIPVPIKPTPAAVPALPALPAPIPTLLSNSPPSLSPTSSQTATSQSSPATPSETLTSPASALHSVAVH, encoded by the coding sequence ATGCCTCGGCCCGGCCGTAACACGTACAGCGACCAGAAGCCGCCCTACTCGTACATCTCGCTGACCGCTATGGCCATCCAGAGCTCTCCCGAGAAGATGCTGCCGCTGAGCGAGATCTACAAGTTCATCATGGACCGCTTCCCCTACTACAGGGAGAACACGCAGCGCTGGCAGAACAGCCTGCGCCACAACCTCTCCTTCAACGACTGCTTCATCAAGATCCCGCGGCGGCCAGACCAGCCAGGCAAGGGCAGCTTCTGGGCGCTGCACCCCAGCTGCGGGGACATGTTCGAGAACGGCAGCTTCCTGAGGCGCCGCAAGCGCTTCAAGGTGCTTAAGTCCGACCACCTGGCGCCCAGCAAGCCAGCCGACGCGGCGCAGTACCTGCAGCAGCAGGCCAAGCTGCGGCTCAGCGCGCTGGCGGCCTCGGGCACGCACCTGCCACAGATGCCCGCTGCCGCCTACAACTTGGGCGGCGTGGCGCAGCCCTCGGGCTTCAAGCACCCCTTCGCCATCGAGAACATCATCGCGCGGGAATACAAGATGCCTGGGGGACTGGCCTTCTCCGCCATGCAGCCGGTGCCCGCTGCCTACCCGCTCCCCAACCAGTTGACTACCATGGGCAGCTCTCTGGGCACCGGCTGGCCACACGTGTATGGCTCCGCCGGCATGATCGACTCGGCCACCCCCATCTCCATGGCGAGTGGCGACTACAGCGCCTACGGCGTGCCGTTGAAGCCGCTGTGCCACGCGGCGGGCCAGACGCTGCCCGCCATCCCCGTGCCCATTAAGCCCACGCCGGCCGCCGTGCCCGCGCTCCCTGCGCTGCCAGCGCCCATCCCCACCTTGCTCTCGAACTCGCCGCCCTCGCTCAGCCCAACGTCGTCACAAACAGCCACCAGCCAAAGCAGCCCCGCCACCCCCAGCGAAACGCTCACCAGCCCGGCCTCCGCCTTGCACTCGGTGGCTGTGCACTGA